One region of Rhizobium sp. WYJ-E13 genomic DNA includes:
- a CDS encoding LysR family transcriptional regulator has product MREPIESDLLRTFLVVVETTNFSAAAQRVGRTQSAISAAMKKLEDTIGETLFERGARGVVLTRQGVQLVPYARRVIDLLSEAAATIRSKPLGGPVRIGIPEEYSQTVLPAALAAFAVRHPAVEVTISCDYTVRNIAALERDELDLAVVFDWSDQMSGEVLCIDPTVWVTSIVHRLHDIDPLPIATYRDSSWCREFALKSLHQLGRNYRVAFIADTSSGLKNAVTAGLAVTTLSRSNIPPGCRELTTEDGFPPVDSSKVVLRRNTFRSSEAVRELAEMVRDAFQPMAGPPMA; this is encoded by the coding sequence ATGCGCGAACCCATCGAGAGTGATCTACTCCGGACCTTCCTCGTCGTCGTCGAGACCACCAATTTTTCGGCGGCCGCACAACGCGTCGGCAGAACGCAGTCTGCGATCAGCGCGGCGATGAAGAAGCTCGAAGACACGATCGGCGAAACATTGTTCGAACGCGGCGCCCGAGGGGTGGTGCTGACACGTCAGGGCGTCCAGCTCGTCCCCTATGCCCGCCGTGTCATCGATCTCCTGAGCGAGGCAGCGGCGACGATCCGCAGCAAACCGCTCGGCGGACCGGTTCGCATCGGCATTCCCGAGGAATATAGCCAGACCGTGCTGCCCGCAGCACTTGCAGCCTTCGCCGTGCGTCATCCGGCCGTCGAGGTCACGATCTCCTGCGATTATACTGTCCGCAACATCGCCGCCCTGGAACGCGACGAGCTCGATCTCGCCGTCGTCTTCGACTGGAGCGATCAGATGAGTGGCGAGGTGCTCTGCATCGACCCGACCGTCTGGGTGACCTCGATCGTCCACCGGCTGCACGACATCGATCCGCTGCCAATCGCCACCTATAGAGACTCGAGCTGGTGTCGCGAGTTTGCATTGAAGTCGCTGCACCAGCTCGGACGCAACTACCGGGTCGCCTTCATTGCCGACACCAGCTCCGGGCTGAAGAACGCCGTGACCGCCGGTCTTGCCGTCACCACGCTGTCGCGCAGCAACATCCCGCCCGGCTGCCGGGAACTGACGACGGAGGACGGTTTTCCGCCGGTCGATTCCTCCAAGGTTGTGCTGCGTCGCAACACCTTCCGGTCGAGCGAAGCGGTTCGCGAGCTTGCCGAGATGGTCCGCGACGCCTTCCAGCCTATGGCCGGGCCTCCGATGGCCTGA
- a CDS encoding GlxA family transcriptional regulator produces the protein MWEGTVLERSTERLDIDLLVLPDTNLILIASVIEPLRGANRISGSELYRWHIFTPDGEAVPTTSHISIPAQGTFQTTASDTPLFVLASYNWRQSATASLKMQLSQAARHRTMIAGIESGTWLLAEACLLDGLSATVHWEDYEDFALAYPQVAAVKDRFVIDGKRLTTSGSLPTVDLMLEIIRRRQSYSLALEVSRLFRYEQPSFHADEALSAGLRMDDPRVAHAVRLMEDNIEQPIVLARLARRVGISARHLQDLFQASIGAPPHIHYLALRLNAARRKVIETTASFADIAAATGFNSASAFARSYRASYSESPSETRRRLRRPVRPSEARP, from the coding sequence CTGTGGGAGGGGACTGTGCTGGAGCGATCGACGGAACGGCTCGACATCGATCTTCTCGTCCTGCCGGACACCAATCTCATCCTCATTGCCTCCGTCATCGAACCGCTGCGCGGGGCAAACCGCATCTCCGGCAGCGAGCTCTATCGCTGGCACATCTTCACGCCTGATGGAGAAGCTGTTCCGACAACCAGCCACATTTCCATACCGGCTCAGGGGACGTTCCAGACGACGGCATCGGACACGCCGCTCTTCGTGCTGGCGAGCTACAACTGGCGGCAAAGCGCAACTGCTTCCCTGAAGATGCAGTTATCGCAGGCGGCACGTCACCGGACGATGATCGCCGGCATCGAATCCGGCACCTGGCTGCTTGCCGAAGCATGCCTGCTCGACGGCTTGTCGGCGACCGTGCATTGGGAGGATTACGAGGACTTCGCGCTCGCCTATCCGCAGGTGGCGGCCGTCAAGGACCGGTTCGTCATCGACGGCAAGCGGTTGACGACATCAGGCTCGCTGCCGACCGTCGACCTGATGCTGGAGATCATCCGGCGGCGCCAGAGCTATTCGCTGGCGCTCGAGGTCAGCCGGCTGTTCCGCTACGAGCAGCCATCCTTTCATGCCGACGAGGCGCTGTCGGCAGGCTTGCGCATGGATGATCCGCGGGTGGCCCACGCCGTGCGGCTGATGGAGGACAATATCGAGCAGCCGATCGTGCTGGCGCGTCTTGCCCGCAGGGTCGGGATCAGCGCCCGGCACCTGCAGGATCTCTTCCAGGCCTCGATCGGTGCGCCGCCCCATATCCACTATCTTGCGCTCAGATTGAACGCGGCGCGGCGCAAGGTGATCGAGACGACGGCGTCCTTCGCCGATATTGCGGCCGCAACCGGCTTCAATTCGGCCTCCGCCTTCGCGCGAAGCTATCGGGCAAGCTATTCCGAAAGCCCGTCGGAAACGCGGCGACGGCTGCGGCGTCCGGTCAGGCCATCGGAGGCCCGGCCATAG
- a CDS encoding 3-keto-5-aminohexanoate cleavage protein — MPLAMNRDVFITCAVTGAGDTVSKSSHVPITPKQIAASAIDAAKAGAAVVHCHVRDPETGAASRRNDLYREVTDRIRSADVDVVLNLTAGMGGDLIFGDVESPLPLKAAGTDMAGATERVSHVAECLPEICTLDCGTMNFNLGDYVMTNTPAMLRAMAKKMTDLGVRPEIEAFDTGHLWFAKQLAEEGLIEDPVLIQLCMGIPWGAPDDLNTFMAMVNNVPDSWTFSAFSIGRNAMAYPAAAVLAGGNVRVGLEDNLYIGKGALATNAQLVEKAVQVVEGMGARIIGPEDVRRKLNLTKR; from the coding sequence ATGCCTCTTGCGATGAACCGCGATGTCTTCATCACCTGTGCCGTCACCGGTGCCGGCGATACGGTTTCGAAATCCAGCCACGTTCCCATTACTCCCAAGCAGATCGCGGCCTCCGCGATCGATGCCGCCAAGGCTGGGGCGGCAGTCGTTCACTGCCATGTCCGCGATCCGGAAACCGGTGCCGCAAGCCGCCGCAACGACCTCTACAGGGAGGTCACCGACCGCATCCGATCGGCCGATGTCGACGTGGTGCTGAACCTGACGGCCGGCATGGGCGGTGACCTGATTTTCGGCGATGTCGAAAGCCCGCTTCCCCTGAAGGCGGCTGGAACGGACATGGCAGGGGCAACCGAGCGGGTTAGCCATGTCGCCGAATGCCTGCCCGAAATCTGCACGCTCGACTGCGGCACGATGAACTTCAATCTCGGCGATTACGTCATGACCAACACGCCCGCCATGCTGCGGGCAATGGCGAAGAAGATGACCGATCTCGGCGTGCGCCCTGAGATTGAGGCCTTCGACACAGGGCATCTTTGGTTTGCAAAACAGCTCGCCGAAGAGGGCCTGATCGAAGATCCGGTGCTGATCCAGCTCTGCATGGGCATTCCCTGGGGTGCTCCAGACGACCTCAATACCTTCATGGCCATGGTCAACAACGTGCCCGACAGCTGGACCTTCTCGGCCTTTTCGATCGGTCGCAACGCCATGGCCTATCCGGCTGCCGCGGTTCTGGCGGGCGGCAATGTCCGCGTTGGCCTGGAGGATAATCTCTATATCGGCAAGGGCGCTCTCGCCACCAATGCGCAGCTCGTCGAAAAGGCCGTGCAGGTTGTCGAAGGCATGGGTGCCAGGATCATCGGTCCTGAGGACGTCCGCAGGAAACTGAATCTGACGAAGCGCTGA
- a CDS encoding carnitine 3-dehydrogenase, with product MTRITKAACIGGGVIGGGWIARFLLAGIDVSVFDPHPEASRIVSEVLANAEKAYAMLTGAPLPPRGRLTFETSLQEAVSGADWIQESVPERLDLKRRVLTEIDAAARPDALIGSSTSGLLPSDLQRDMKHPERLFVAHPYNPVYLLPLVEIVGGEKTSKATIETAMERLAPIGMKGVHIAKEIEAFVGDRLLEALWREALWLIHDDICTVETLDDVIRYSFGLRWAQMGLFQTYRIAGGEAGMRHFLAQFGPCLAWPWTKLTDVVDLDDALIEKIGKQSDEQAAGLSIRALERIRDENLVGILQALKTGNNGKGWGAGELLKDFERSLWAAGGGKTIAADPAGPLKLVETKVSPAWVDYNGHMTEHRYLQVFGDTSDALLRLIGVDLAYVEAGQSYYTVETHIRHLGEAKLGQAIHSTCQILAVDDKRLHLFHTIRDNESGAVLATAEQMLLHVDTEAAKATPAPAAVLDKANAIAAAHAKLPPPDGVGRHVGQKR from the coding sequence ATGACAAGGATTACCAAAGCGGCCTGTATCGGCGGCGGCGTCATCGGCGGCGGATGGATTGCACGTTTTCTGCTTGCCGGCATCGATGTCAGCGTCTTCGATCCGCATCCGGAAGCAAGCCGCATCGTCAGCGAAGTCCTTGCCAATGCGGAAAAAGCCTATGCCATGCTGACCGGCGCGCCGTTGCCGCCGCGCGGCCGGCTTACCTTCGAAACGTCGCTGCAAGAGGCCGTCTCCGGTGCGGACTGGATCCAGGAAAGCGTACCGGAACGGCTCGACCTCAAGCGCCGCGTCTTGACGGAAATCGATGCTGCGGCACGACCAGACGCGCTGATCGGCTCATCCACCTCCGGCCTGCTGCCGAGCGACCTGCAGCGCGACATGAAGCATCCCGAGCGCCTCTTCGTTGCCCATCCCTACAATCCCGTCTACCTGCTGCCATTGGTGGAAATCGTCGGCGGCGAGAAGACCTCGAAAGCGACTATCGAGACAGCGATGGAGCGCCTGGCTCCAATCGGCATGAAAGGCGTTCATATTGCCAAGGAGATCGAGGCCTTCGTCGGCGACCGACTGCTCGAAGCGCTCTGGCGCGAGGCGCTCTGGCTCATCCATGACGATATCTGCACCGTCGAGACGCTCGATGACGTCATCCGCTATTCTTTCGGACTGCGCTGGGCGCAGATGGGCCTGTTCCAGACCTATCGCATCGCCGGGGGCGAGGCCGGAATGCGCCATTTCCTCGCCCAGTTCGGGCCATGCCTTGCCTGGCCCTGGACGAAGCTGACCGATGTCGTCGATCTCGACGACGCGCTGATCGAGAAGATCGGAAAACAGTCCGACGAACAGGCTGCCGGCCTTTCAATCCGCGCACTGGAGCGCATCCGCGACGAAAATCTCGTCGGCATCCTGCAGGCGCTGAAGACCGGAAACAACGGCAAGGGCTGGGGTGCCGGCGAGTTGCTGAAGGATTTTGAACGGTCCCTCTGGGCCGCAGGCGGCGGGAAAACCATTGCTGCTGATCCTGCAGGCCCCCTCAAGCTCGTCGAGACGAAGGTGAGCCCAGCCTGGGTCGACTATAACGGCCATATGACAGAGCATCGCTACCTGCAGGTTTTCGGCGATACGTCCGACGCGCTTTTGCGCCTGATCGGGGTCGATCTTGCCTATGTCGAGGCCGGACAGAGCTACTATACGGTCGAGACCCATATCCGCCATCTTGGCGAAGCAAAACTCGGGCAGGCGATCCATTCGACTTGCCAGATCCTCGCAGTCGACGACAAGCGGCTGCACCTCTTCCACACGATCCGCGACAATGAGAGCGGCGCCGTGCTCGCCACTGCCGAGCAGATGCTGCTGCATGTCGATACCGAAGCCGCCAAGGCGACCCCGGCACCTGCCGCCGTACTCGACAAGGCGAATGCTATTGCCGCGGCTCACGCAAAGCTGCCTCCCCCCGATGGGGTTGGCCGCCATGTCGGCCAGAAACGATAG
- a CDS encoding acyl-CoA dehydrogenase family protein translates to MDFGLSEEQEMIVETVRGFVETEIHPHENEVERTGAVPPDLAAEIRRKCIELGFYACNFPEEAGGAGLDHVTFTLVERELGHGSMALTVFFGRPSGILMACEGEQRERYLLPAVRGEKIDALAITEPDAGSDMRGMKCTARSDGGDFVLNGTKHFISHADVADFIIVFAATGEEETSRGLKKKITAFLVDRGTPGFEILKGYDSVSHRGYRNCTLSFADCRIPASQVLGEVHRGFELANQWLYGTRLTVAATCVGRARRVFDMALSYAAERKQFGRPIGANQGVSFKLADMITEIDAAEWLTLSAAWRLDAGLTSDREIASAKLYASEMLARVTDEAIQIYGGMGLMDDLPLARFWRDARVERIWDGTSEIQRHIISRDLLRPLGA, encoded by the coding sequence ATGGATTTCGGCCTCAGCGAAGAACAGGAAATGATCGTCGAGACGGTCCGCGGCTTCGTCGAAACCGAAATCCATCCGCATGAGAACGAAGTCGAGCGCACAGGTGCCGTCCCGCCGGATCTCGCAGCGGAGATCAGGCGCAAATGCATCGAACTCGGCTTCTACGCCTGCAATTTCCCCGAAGAAGCAGGCGGCGCCGGCCTCGATCATGTCACCTTCACGCTGGTCGAGCGGGAACTTGGCCACGGCTCCATGGCGCTGACGGTCTTTTTCGGCCGTCCCTCCGGCATTCTGATGGCCTGCGAGGGCGAGCAGCGCGAACGCTATTTGCTTCCTGCCGTCCGCGGAGAAAAGATCGACGCGCTGGCGATTACCGAGCCCGATGCCGGTTCTGATATGCGCGGCATGAAATGCACCGCTCGCAGCGACGGCGGCGATTTCGTTCTCAATGGCACCAAGCATTTCATCTCGCATGCCGATGTCGCCGATTTCATCATCGTCTTTGCCGCAACCGGTGAGGAGGAAACATCGAGAGGTCTCAAGAAGAAGATCACCGCGTTTCTGGTCGATCGCGGCACGCCAGGCTTCGAAATCCTCAAGGGTTACGATTCCGTCTCCCACCGCGGCTATCGCAACTGCACCCTGAGCTTTGCCGATTGCCGGATTCCGGCCTCCCAAGTGCTGGGAGAGGTGCATCGCGGTTTCGAACTCGCCAATCAATGGCTCTACGGCACGCGGCTGACTGTCGCCGCCACCTGCGTCGGCCGGGCACGTCGCGTCTTTGACATGGCGCTTTCCTATGCTGCCGAGCGCAAGCAGTTCGGCAGGCCGATCGGCGCCAACCAGGGGGTCTCCTTCAAGCTTGCCGACATGATCACCGAGATCGACGCAGCCGAATGGCTGACACTCTCGGCGGCATGGCGGCTGGATGCAGGCCTGACTTCCGATCGCGAAATCGCTTCGGCCAAGCTTTACGCCTCCGAAATGCTTGCCCGCGTCACCGATGAAGCGATCCAGATCTATGGCGGAATGGGCCTGATGGACGATCTGCCGCTTGCCCGCTTCTGGCGGGATGCGCGCGTCGAACGCATCTGGGACGGCACGTCGGAAATCCAGCGCCACATCATCAGCCGCGATCTCCTGCGGCCTCTGGGAGCGTAG
- a CDS encoding acetate--CoA ligase family protein — MPARTLDRLFRPQTIAVFGGREARRVIEQCDRMGFAGELWPVHPTLDEVLGRRCYRSVSDLPSPPDAAFVGVNRILTIEIVRSLSAAGAGGAVCYASGFSEAVAELADGSDLQWALVGAAGDMPILGPNCYGFINGLDGALLWPDQHGMKRVERGVAILTQSSNIALNLTMQTRGLPIAYVVTSGNQAQTSLCDLACGLLEDPRVTALGLHVEGFGDKTALERLAATARLTKKPVVVLKVGKSEQARQATLSHTASLAGGDAVADAVHARLGLGRVETLPALLETLKLLHVAGPLQGASISSMSCSGGEASLMSDAAIGRAVTFRDLEQKQLPRLRKILGDMVTLSNPLDYHTFVWGDLARQTEAFTAMFEGSYDLNLVVLDFPRGDRCEAADWVTTVDAVTAAASATGALAGIMATLPENMPEAVADRLIAEGVVPFCGIDETLIAAEIAAGIGHAWRKPPSLPLLNVAPVEGAIETLTEADAKTELDLAGLRIPKGRVASSPLQAADCAARLGFPVVLKALGVPHKTEAGAVALNLKDAKAVSDAASKMTATRGFLVEQMIDRPVAELIVGASRDPVFGLSLTLGAGGIFVELLEDSVILPLPTTRSEISEAISRLKIGKLIEGYRGRPKGDLEATVTAVARAADYVVMNAARLEELDINPLMVLPEGHGVAAVDALIRRRR, encoded by the coding sequence ATGCCAGCACGCACGCTCGATCGCCTGTTCAGACCGCAAACGATCGCCGTCTTCGGCGGCCGGGAAGCGCGTCGGGTGATCGAGCAGTGCGACCGGATGGGGTTTGCGGGTGAGCTCTGGCCCGTTCACCCGACGCTCGACGAGGTCCTCGGGCGGCGGTGCTACAGAAGCGTTTCCGACCTGCCGTCGCCACCAGACGCGGCCTTCGTCGGGGTCAACAGGATATTGACCATCGAGATCGTGCGCAGCCTGTCGGCAGCGGGTGCCGGCGGTGCGGTCTGTTATGCCTCCGGCTTCAGCGAAGCTGTGGCGGAGCTCGCAGATGGCAGTGACCTGCAATGGGCGCTGGTTGGCGCCGCGGGCGACATGCCGATCCTTGGACCAAACTGCTACGGCTTCATCAACGGCCTCGACGGCGCGCTGCTCTGGCCCGATCAGCACGGCATGAAGCGCGTCGAACGCGGCGTGGCGATCCTGACCCAATCGTCGAACATAGCGCTCAACCTGACCATGCAGACACGCGGCCTGCCGATCGCCTATGTCGTGACGTCAGGCAACCAGGCGCAAACCTCGCTCTGCGATCTCGCCTGCGGCCTGCTTGAAGATCCGCGCGTGACGGCACTCGGCCTCCACGTTGAAGGCTTTGGCGACAAGACCGCGCTTGAGCGCCTTGCCGCCACAGCTCGCCTGACGAAGAAGCCTGTTGTTGTTTTGAAAGTCGGCAAGTCCGAACAGGCAAGACAGGCAACGCTCTCCCACACAGCATCCCTTGCCGGCGGCGATGCCGTGGCCGATGCGGTGCATGCCCGCCTCGGCCTCGGCCGCGTCGAGACGTTGCCGGCGCTGCTTGAAACGCTGAAACTCCTGCATGTCGCAGGCCCGCTGCAAGGTGCCTCGATCTCCTCGATGAGTTGCTCGGGTGGCGAAGCCTCGCTGATGTCGGATGCTGCGATCGGACGCGCTGTCACGTTCCGAGATCTCGAACAAAAGCAACTGCCGCGCCTGAGAAAGATCCTCGGCGACATGGTGACGCTCTCCAATCCGCTCGATTACCACACGTTCGTGTGGGGCGATCTCGCGCGTCAGACAGAGGCTTTCACCGCCATGTTCGAAGGTAGCTACGACCTCAATCTCGTCGTCCTCGATTTTCCGCGCGGCGATCGATGCGAGGCGGCAGATTGGGTGACGACGGTTGACGCGGTCACCGCTGCGGCGTCTGCGACAGGCGCGCTTGCCGGGATCATGGCGACCCTCCCCGAAAACATGCCGGAGGCCGTCGCCGACCGTCTGATCGCTGAAGGCGTCGTCCCCTTCTGCGGTATTGATGAAACCCTGATTGCCGCAGAAATCGCAGCCGGCATCGGCCATGCCTGGCGCAAGCCGCCTTCCCTGCCGCTTCTCAATGTGGCGCCAGTCGAAGGCGCAATCGAAACACTAACGGAGGCTGATGCAAAGACCGAACTCGATCTCGCCGGCCTTCGGATCCCCAAAGGCCGAGTTGCAAGCTCGCCGCTTCAGGCGGCAGATTGTGCCGCGCGGCTCGGCTTTCCTGTTGTCCTGAAAGCTCTTGGCGTCCCGCACAAGACCGAAGCAGGCGCCGTCGCACTCAACCTGAAGGATGCCAAGGCAGTATCGGATGCCGCATCAAAGATGACTGCGACACGCGGTTTTCTGGTCGAGCAGATGATCGACCGGCCCGTCGCCGAGCTGATCGTCGGCGCCTCTCGCGACCCGGTCTTCGGATTATCGCTAACGCTCGGCGCCGGCGGAATTTTCGTCGAATTGCTGGAGGATTCCGTCATTTTGCCGCTGCCGACGACGAGGTCGGAAATTTCCGAGGCAATTTCACGCCTGAAGATCGGAAAATTGATCGAGGGATATCGCGGGCGTCCGAAAGGAGACCTCGAAGCGACCGTAACGGCTGTCGCACGGGCGGCAGATTATGTCGTAATGAATGCGGCACGGCTGGAGGAACTGGACATTAATCCATTGATGGTTCTTCCTGAAGGTCACGGCGTGGCCGCAGTCGATGCCCTGATCCGGCGGAGGAGGTAG
- a CDS encoding carnitinyl-CoA dehydratase codes for MSDPIRTRQVGAVLEVIIDRPKANAIDLATSRTMGLIFRDFRDDPSLRVAIISGAGEKFFCAGWDLKAAAAGDAVDGDYGVGGFGGLQELRDLNKPVICAVNGICCGGGLEIALAADLILAAEHATFALPEIRSGTVADAASVKLPKRIPYHIAMDMLLTGRWLDVQEAHRWGFVNEILPADRLMERAWDLARLLESGPPLVYAAIKEIVRESEGSTFQTAMNKITKRQFATVDQLYSSEDQLEGARAFAEKRSPNWKGR; via the coding sequence TTGAGCGACCCCATTCGCACCCGACAGGTTGGCGCAGTGCTGGAAGTCATCATCGACCGGCCGAAGGCGAACGCAATCGATCTTGCTACCAGCCGCACCATGGGACTGATATTCCGTGATTTCCGCGACGATCCATCGCTGCGCGTGGCAATCATCTCCGGTGCAGGCGAGAAATTCTTCTGTGCCGGATGGGACCTGAAGGCTGCCGCAGCAGGCGACGCGGTCGACGGCGATTATGGTGTTGGCGGTTTCGGCGGGTTGCAGGAGCTGCGCGATCTCAACAAGCCTGTCATCTGCGCCGTCAACGGCATCTGTTGTGGAGGCGGACTGGAGATCGCGCTAGCGGCCGACCTGATCCTCGCCGCCGAACATGCGACCTTCGCCCTTCCGGAAATCCGCTCCGGCACGGTTGCCGACGCCGCCTCGGTGAAGCTTCCGAAGCGCATCCCCTATCACATCGCCATGGACATGCTTTTGACCGGCCGCTGGCTTGACGTCCAGGAGGCGCATCGCTGGGGTTTCGTCAACGAAATCCTGCCAGCGGACAGGCTGATGGAGCGGGCTTGGGATCTCGCCCGCCTGCTCGAAAGCGGGCCGCCGCTTGTCTATGCGGCCATCAAGGAAATCGTGCGTGAATCGGAGGGTTCGACCTTCCAGACTGCCATGAACAAGATCACCAAACGGCAGTTTGCAACGGTTGACCAGCTTTATTCGAGCGAGGACCAATTGGAAGGCGCACGGGCTTTCGCCGAAAAAAGAAGCCCCAACTGGAAAGGACGGTAA
- a CDS encoding ABC transporter substrate-binding protein — protein sequence MNDYTKYLASRVTAGGLSRREFLGRAMAAGLTLAVADKLFTESARAAEPKRGGHLKLGLEGGAATDSKDPAKFLSQFMFCVGRCWGDMLVESDPLTGAAVPALAESWEPSKDAATWTFKIRKGVKFHNGKELTIDDVVATLKRHTDKASESGALGVLGSIKEIKADGGNLVLTLSEGNADMPLLLTDYHLVIQPNGGNDDPLASIGTGPYKLTNFEAGVRATFEKNKDDWRTDRGYVDSIEIIGMNDATARIAALSSGQVHYINRVDPKTVNLLKRAPNVEILSTAGRGHYVFIMHCDKAPFDNNDLRLALKYAMDRETMVEKILGGYGKVGNDFPINSTYALFPEGIEQRVYDPDKAAFHYKKSGHSGSVLLRTSEVAFPGGVDAAVLYQESCKKAGIEIEVKREPGDGYWTNVWNVQPFSTSYWGGRPTQDQMYSTAYLSTADWNDTRFKRPDFDKLLLQARSELDESKRKELYRAMAMMVRDEGGVILPMFNDFVNASTKQVKGYVHDIGNDMSNGYVATRVWLEA from the coding sequence ATGAACGACTACACGAAATATCTTGCAAGTCGGGTGACAGCCGGCGGCCTCAGCCGCCGCGAATTCCTGGGACGTGCCATGGCAGCCGGCCTGACGCTTGCCGTTGCCGACAAGCTCTTTACCGAAAGTGCTAGAGCCGCCGAGCCGAAGCGCGGCGGTCATCTGAAGCTTGGCCTGGAGGGCGGAGCTGCAACCGATTCCAAGGACCCGGCGAAATTTCTGTCGCAATTCATGTTCTGCGTCGGTCGCTGCTGGGGCGACATGCTGGTCGAATCCGATCCACTGACGGGCGCCGCCGTACCGGCGCTTGCTGAATCCTGGGAACCGTCGAAGGATGCGGCAACCTGGACCTTCAAGATCCGCAAGGGCGTCAAGTTCCACAATGGCAAGGAACTGACGATCGATGACGTGGTTGCGACCCTTAAGCGTCATACCGACAAGGCGTCGGAATCCGGCGCGCTCGGTGTTCTCGGCTCGATCAAGGAAATCAAGGCGGACGGCGGCAATCTCGTGCTGACGCTTTCCGAAGGCAATGCCGATATGCCGCTGCTGTTGACCGACTATCATCTGGTCATTCAGCCAAATGGCGGTAACGACGATCCTCTCGCCTCGATCGGCACGGGTCCCTATAAGTTGACGAACTTCGAGGCGGGCGTGCGCGCCACCTTCGAGAAGAACAAGGACGACTGGCGCACCGACCGCGGTTATGTCGATTCCATCGAAATCATCGGCATGAACGACGCCACGGCGCGCATCGCCGCGCTGTCGTCCGGCCAGGTGCATTACATCAACCGTGTCGATCCGAAGACCGTCAACCTCTTGAAGCGTGCTCCGAATGTCGAGATCCTTTCGACTGCCGGGCGCGGCCACTATGTTTTCATCATGCATTGCGACAAGGCGCCGTTCGACAACAACGACCTGCGTCTCGCGCTCAAATACGCCATGGACCGCGAGACCATGGTGGAGAAGATCCTCGGCGGTTACGGCAAGGTCGGCAACGACTTCCCGATCAACAGTACCTATGCGCTTTTCCCCGAAGGCATCGAGCAGCGCGTCTACGATCCCGACAAGGCGGCCTTCCACTACAAGAAATCGGGCCATAGCGGCTCGGTCCTTCTGCGCACGTCCGAAGTCGCTTTCCCCGGCGGCGTCGACGCGGCCGTCCTCTATCAGGAAAGCTGCAAGAAGGCCGGCATCGAGATCGAGGTCAAGCGTGAGCCGGGCGACGGTTACTGGACCAACGTCTGGAACGTCCAGCCCTTCTCGACCTCCTACTGGGGCGGCCGCCCGACGCAGGACCAGATGTATTCCACCGCCTATCTCTCGACGGCCGACTGGAACGACACCCGCTTCAAGCGCCCTGACTTCGACAAGCTGTTGCTGCAGGCCCGCTCCGAACTTGATGAATCCAAGCGCAAGGAGCTCTATCGCGCCATGGCGATGATGGTCCGCGACGAGGGTGGCGTCATCCTGCCGATGTTCAACGACTTCGTGAACGCCTCCACCAAGCAGGTCAAGGGCTATGTCCACGACATCGGCAACGACATGTCGAACGGCTATGTCGCAACCCGCGTCTGGCTGGAGGCCTGA
- a CDS encoding ABC transporter permease, with the protein MSSPTSGNILPGLRFRQRFPLLALILERFVLSIILLFAVSILIFGGLEALPGDFATTYLGQSATPQAVANIRKDLGLDRPVTTRYIEWLGNAVQGDFGTSWASKNSVSEQIGKRLGNSLFLAGFAALISVPLAVGLGMVSVHFRGRLPDKIINIISLAAISLPEFFIGYLLIMFFAVKFGVATFPATVYESMGFADRLKAIALPTATLVLVVLAHMMRMTRAAILSVMSSAYMETAELKGLSAFRSIVKHAAPNALAPIINVVALNLAYLVVGVVVVEVVFVYPGMGQYMVDAVTVRDMPVVQACGLIFAAVYIFLNMLADILAIIANPRLRHPR; encoded by the coding sequence ATGTCCAGTCCGACCTCAGGCAATATCCTGCCCGGTCTCAGGTTCCGGCAGCGTTTTCCGCTGCTTGCCCTTATTCTCGAGCGCTTCGTGCTCAGCATCATCCTGCTCTTTGCCGTCTCCATCCTCATTTTCGGCGGCCTGGAAGCCCTTCCCGGCGATTTCGCCACGACTTATCTCGGCCAGTCGGCAACGCCGCAGGCAGTTGCCAATATCCGCAAGGATCTCGGCCTCGACCGGCCGGTGACGACGCGATACATCGAGTGGCTAGGCAATGCCGTGCAAGGGGATTTCGGCACATCCTGGGCCAGCAAGAATTCCGTCAGCGAACAGATCGGCAAGCGGCTCGGCAATTCGCTGTTTCTGGCGGGCTTTGCTGCACTGATTTCCGTGCCGCTTGCCGTCGGGCTCGGCATGGTTTCGGTACATTTCCGGGGCCGCCTGCCGGACAAGATCATCAACATCATTTCGCTTGCGGCGATTTCATTACCGGAATTCTTCATCGGCTACCTGCTGATCATGTTTTTCGCGGTGAAGTTCGGCGTCGCCACCTTTCCCGCAACCGTCTACGAAAGCATGGGGTTTGCCGATCGCTTGAAGGCGATTGCCCTGCCGACGGCGACCCTCGTGCTCGTCGTGCTTGCCCACATGATGCGCATGACGCGGGCCGCAATCCTCTCGGTCATGTCGTCGGCCTATATGGAGACGGCAGAGCTGAAGGGCCTTTCGGCGTTTCGCTCGATCGTCAAGCATGCCGCACCGAACGCGCTTGCGCCGATCATCAACGTCGTGGCGCTGAACCTTGCCTATCTGGTGGTCGGGGTGGTCGTCGTCGAGGTGGTCTTCGTCTATCCCGGCATGGGCCAGTATATGGTCGATGCCGTGACGGTGCGCGACATGCCGGTGGTGCAGGCCTGCGGCCTGATCTTTGCCGCCGTCTATATCTTCCTCAACATGCTGGCCGATATTCTCGCCATCATTGCCAACCCCCGGCTGAGGCATCCAAGATGA